In the genome of Nocardia sp. NBC_00416, one region contains:
- a CDS encoding ABC transporter permease, protein MTDTHTPHPPSVFAATGAAFGRILSVYRHSPGLLAITLAAPVGMMLLFGFVFGGALAGGADATAYRSYLTPGVLVLVAAMGLAATASTANADLASGLTDRFRALPVPAIAVPAGLALAETLTGGVALLIMSGIGLLAGWRIDAGFGATAAAFALLVLFRFALSWVGICLGTAIRDEQMLQQVAPLIFGTIMFSNVFVPTASMPGAVRAVAEWNPVSAVVAALRALFGAPEVAAEGAAWPLREPVAASLVWIAVTLAVTIPAVLRHYGATRARRR, encoded by the coding sequence GTGACCGACACCCATACCCCGCACCCGCCGTCCGTGTTCGCCGCCACCGGGGCCGCGTTCGGCCGGATCCTGTCGGTCTACCGGCACTCTCCGGGCCTGCTCGCGATCACCCTCGCCGCGCCCGTGGGCATGATGCTGCTGTTCGGTTTCGTCTTCGGCGGCGCGCTGGCCGGCGGCGCGGACGCCACCGCGTACCGGTCCTACCTGACACCCGGCGTCCTTGTCCTGGTCGCGGCGATGGGTCTGGCCGCCACCGCGTCGACCGCCAACGCGGACCTCGCCAGCGGGCTCACCGACCGTTTCCGTGCCCTACCGGTGCCCGCGATCGCGGTGCCGGCCGGTCTGGCGCTCGCGGAAACGCTGACCGGCGGCGTCGCCCTGCTGATCATGTCGGGAATCGGCCTGCTGGCAGGCTGGCGGATCGACGCCGGATTCGGCGCGACGGCAGCCGCCTTCGCACTGCTCGTGCTGTTCCGGTTCGCGTTGAGCTGGGTCGGGATCTGCCTGGGCACGGCGATCCGGGACGAGCAGATGCTCCAACAGGTCGCGCCGCTGATCTTCGGCACGATCATGTTCTCCAATGTCTTCGTGCCCACCGCGTCCATGCCGGGCGCGGTGCGGGCCGTCGCGGAATGGAATCCGGTGAGCGCGGTCGTCGCCGCCCTGCGCGCACTGTTCGGTGCGCCGGAGGTCGCGGCGGAGGGGGCGGCGTGGCCGCTGCGGGAACCGGTCGCGGCGTCGCTGGTCTGGATCGCGGTGACGCTGGCGGTGACGATCCCGGCGGTCCTGCGGCACTACGGCGCGACGCGAGCTCGGCGCAGGTGA
- a CDS encoding aminoglycoside phosphotransferase family protein, translated as MTITLPPGVVANIRTIFAARGERWLADLPEMVAQRCAAWDLEVIGQPFDGGTHSFAAPVRRDDGTVAVLKVPVPDEEDAGEVAGMYCYRGDGAAYLYDFDADSGALLLEWARPGTPLVAQPPIPLEGRPENAGRVRLACALYRRLRRQPTTLPPGYPPLPLVADIVSDWTVRLTGAELTGYLTAELTGPARDWCAALAEPDGPLLVVNRDTHLGNIVAAEREPWLLIDPKAYLGEAAFDAGFLILKMVETEADPDPRAARRMVAAAADGLEVRPERARGWAFLRAVEEVAWSLEDDRPTDAARYRRVAAALS; from the coding sequence GTGACGATCACCCTTCCGCCCGGCGTGGTGGCGAACATCCGGACGATCTTCGCCGCCCGCGGCGAACGCTGGCTGGCCGATCTGCCCGAGATGGTGGCCCAACGGTGCGCGGCCTGGGACCTGGAGGTGATCGGGCAGCCGTTCGACGGTGGAACCCATTCCTTCGCGGCGCCGGTGCGGCGCGACGACGGCACCGTCGCGGTGCTGAAAGTTCCGGTGCCCGACGAGGAGGACGCCGGCGAGGTCGCGGGAATGTACTGCTATCGAGGCGACGGCGCCGCATATCTCTACGACTTCGACGCGGACAGCGGCGCGCTGCTGCTCGAGTGGGCGCGCCCGGGAACACCGCTGGTGGCCCAGCCGCCGATTCCGCTGGAGGGCAGACCGGAGAACGCGGGCCGGGTGCGGCTCGCCTGTGCGCTGTACCGGCGGTTGCGGCGCCAACCCACCACCCTCCCGCCCGGATATCCGCCGCTACCGCTGGTCGCCGATATCGTGTCCGACTGGACCGTCCGCCTGACCGGCGCCGAGCTGACCGGGTACCTCACCGCGGAACTGACCGGGCCGGCCCGCGACTGGTGCGCGGCCCTGGCCGAACCGGACGGCCCCTTGCTGGTCGTGAACCGGGACACCCACCTGGGAAATATTGTCGCGGCCGAACGTGAGCCCTGGCTGCTCATCGATCCGAAGGCTTATCTGGGTGAGGCGGCCTTCGACGCCGGGTTCCTGATCCTGAAAATGGTGGAAACCGAGGCGGATCCGGATCCGCGTGCGGCCCGCCGGATGGTCGCCGCGGCGGCCGACGGGCTCGAGGTGCGGCCGGAACGGGCTCGGGGCTGGGCGTTCCTGCGCGCGGTGGAGGAGGTCGCCTGGTCCCTCGAGGACGACCGGCCCACCGACGCGGCCAGATACCGGCGGGTGGCTGCCGCATTGTCGTGA
- a CDS encoding AraC family transcriptional regulator, with the protein MTLIISAGSTGQPILIEGMVTMRWYNVDECGPESFSALADGFVPMAHEFGQFEGWSAGLTGQESSVYNLLRWDQRGIRRCHRTRSHIRTTPGDDFYWVVMPDRGEYAMRFRDEVTAVGPGRAVVAGLEVPCRLDIPDSAAYAFQVPRTEFEQRVRPRAHMNVVLDMSRGLGRVANDMIRGVHAEQSRLSEREFNAVCDRVTELLCMMTLGETQPQRDHHAEVAESIRRYLRENIGRADVRLPAVAYALGWSPRQLRAVLTQSGTTFRDVRREEALRAARALLDDPRATLSIAELATRCGFTPTWFSAAFKERFGLTPREYRRSRRAEITEQA; encoded by the coding sequence ATGACGCTGATCATTTCGGCGGGCAGCACGGGGCAGCCGATCCTGATCGAGGGGATGGTCACTATGCGCTGGTACAACGTGGACGAATGCGGGCCCGAGTCCTTCTCCGCGCTCGCCGACGGGTTCGTGCCGATGGCACACGAGTTCGGTCAGTTCGAGGGCTGGTCCGCCGGACTCACCGGTCAGGAATCGAGCGTGTACAACCTGCTGCGCTGGGATCAGCGCGGAATCCGGCGGTGTCACCGCACCCGCAGCCATATCCGCACCACCCCCGGCGACGACTTCTACTGGGTGGTCATGCCCGACCGCGGTGAGTACGCGATGCGTTTCCGCGACGAGGTGACCGCCGTCGGGCCCGGCCGGGCCGTGGTGGCCGGGCTGGAGGTACCGTGCCGTCTCGATATACCCGATTCGGCGGCCTACGCATTCCAGGTGCCGCGCACCGAGTTCGAGCAGCGGGTACGCCCCCGCGCGCATATGAACGTCGTCCTCGATATGAGCCGCGGCCTGGGCAGGGTCGCCAACGATATGATCCGCGGCGTCCACGCCGAACAGTCCCGGCTGTCCGAACGCGAATTCAATGCGGTCTGCGATCGGGTCACCGAACTGCTGTGCATGATGACCCTCGGCGAGACACAGCCCCAGCGCGACCACCACGCCGAGGTGGCCGAGAGCATTCGCCGCTATCTGCGGGAGAACATCGGCCGCGCGGATGTGCGGCTGCCCGCCGTCGCGTATGCGCTCGGCTGGTCGCCGCGCCAGTTGCGCGCGGTACTGACCCAGTCGGGAACCACGTTCCGGGATGTGCGTCGCGAAGAGGCGCTGCGCGCGGCCCGCGCCCTGCTGGACGACCCGCGCGCCACCCTGTCCATCGCCGAACTGGCGACCCGGTGCGGATTCACACCCACCTGGTTCTCCGCGGCGTTCAAAGAACGCTTCGGCCTGACCCCCCGGGAGTACCGGAGAAGCCGGCGCGCCGAGATCACCGAGCAGGCGTGA
- a CDS encoding cytochrome P450 family protein: protein MSESLIQLPTPGESILATHERIQRAGEIVPIELPGGVPAFIAVSHRAASEVLDDKVFAKHPSKCPALHDGRIPADWPLRALTDAEHMLNQDGAAHRRLRQTINKAFTPARIAALEPRIQQVADELIDSFPDTDEVDLISNYTTPLPVRVICDLFGVPVDEQPALKNWTLTIVSVASTGEETQAAMAAMGAYFFELLARKRREPGDDLTSALLEANEQNELTDEELVSMLWLVIVAGHETTVHLLGNAVIALRQYPEQLARAQAEDRWADVVEEALRYCSSVVGALTRYPLRDVTVAGVEIPAGSPTLWHGGVGRDPLRYADADVFDIDHEHRDQLAFGRGPHFCLGAPLARLESRIALSTLFSRYPDLALAVPPAEVEYTVQISTVGPVALPVRLKPAL, encoded by the coding sequence ATGTCCGAGTCATTGATCCAGCTTCCCACCCCCGGCGAGTCCATTCTGGCCACGCACGAGCGAATTCAGCGTGCCGGTGAGATCGTCCCCATCGAACTGCCCGGCGGAGTGCCCGCGTTCATCGCGGTCAGCCATCGGGCCGCGAGCGAAGTACTCGACGACAAGGTCTTCGCCAAACACCCCTCGAAATGTCCGGCACTGCACGACGGCCGAATTCCCGCCGACTGGCCGTTGCGGGCGCTGACCGACGCCGAACACATGCTCAACCAGGACGGCGCCGCGCACCGGCGGCTGCGCCAGACGATCAACAAGGCGTTCACACCGGCCCGGATCGCGGCGCTCGAACCGCGGATCCAGCAGGTCGCCGACGAACTCATCGACAGTTTCCCCGATACCGATGAGGTCGATCTGATCTCGAACTACACGACCCCGCTTCCGGTCCGGGTGATCTGCGATCTGTTCGGAGTCCCGGTGGACGAGCAGCCGGCGCTGAAGAACTGGACCCTCACCATCGTCTCGGTCGCCAGTACCGGCGAAGAAACGCAGGCGGCGATGGCCGCGATGGGGGCCTACTTCTTCGAACTGCTCGCCCGTAAGCGGCGCGAACCGGGCGACGACCTCACCTCGGCGCTGCTGGAGGCCAACGAGCAGAACGAGCTCACCGACGAAGAACTGGTCAGCATGCTGTGGCTGGTGATCGTGGCCGGTCACGAGACCACGGTGCACCTGCTCGGCAATGCCGTGATCGCGTTGCGCCAGTATCCCGAACAGCTCGCCCGCGCACAGGCCGAGGATCGCTGGGCCGATGTGGTCGAGGAGGCGCTGCGCTACTGCTCCTCGGTGGTCGGTGCGCTCACGCGTTACCCCCTGCGGGACGTGACCGTCGCGGGGGTCGAGATTCCGGCCGGTTCACCGACGCTCTGGCACGGCGGCGTCGGCCGGGACCCGTTGCGCTACGCCGACGCCGATGTCTTCGACATCGACCACGAGCACCGCGACCAGCTGGCGTTCGGCCGCGGTCCGCACTTCTGCCTGGGCGCGCCGCTGGCCCGGCTGGAGAGCCGTATCGCCCTGTCCACGCTGTTCAGCCGCTATCCCGACCTGGCGCTGGCCGTCCCGCCGGCGGAGGTCGAATACACCGTGCAGATCAGCACGGTAGGGCCGGTCGCACTGCCGGTGCGGCTGAAGCCGGCGCTGTAG
- a CDS encoding alpha/beta hydrolase, which yields MTIIRILRTTALTVFIAIVALAAVAMPASAAPRPTVVLVHGAFADSTSWDGVAAQLRGQGYQVVTPDNPLRGPAYDSAAIQRTLDTVEGPIVLVGHSYGGFVISNVHDPDVVSMVYVAAFAPAQGEFAQLALDPIRFPGSQLLPPALQVKMVEDQQGVAGRNLDAYVAPDYFHDVFAQDVDDATAAQMLAHQKSIAVVANLEPSAAPSWADTPTRYLVSAQDRVIPPSSQRFMAARMGAQTSELDASHASLVSHSGDVAAAIATAAG from the coding sequence ATGACAATCATTCGCATTCTGCGCACCACCGCACTGACCGTGTTCATCGCGATCGTCGCGCTGGCGGCGGTCGCGATGCCCGCCTCCGCCGCCCCCCGGCCGACCGTCGTGCTGGTGCACGGCGCGTTCGCCGACTCGACCAGCTGGGACGGCGTCGCCGCGCAGCTGCGCGGACAGGGATACCAGGTAGTGACTCCGGACAATCCGCTGCGCGGTCCCGCCTACGACTCCGCCGCCATCCAGCGCACTCTCGATACCGTCGAGGGGCCCATCGTGCTGGTCGGGCACTCCTACGGCGGTTTCGTGATCAGCAATGTGCACGATCCCGACGTCGTCTCGATGGTCTACGTCGCGGCCTTCGCGCCCGCGCAGGGCGAATTCGCGCAGCTGGCGCTGGATCCGATCCGGTTCCCGGGCAGTCAGCTGCTGCCGCCGGCGCTGCAGGTGAAAATGGTGGAGGACCAGCAGGGCGTGGCGGGCCGCAATCTCGACGCCTACGTGGCCCCCGACTATTTCCACGACGTCTTCGCCCAGGACGTCGACGACGCCACCGCCGCTCAGATGCTCGCCCACCAGAAGTCGATCGCGGTGGTCGCCAACCTCGAGCCCTCCGCCGCGCCGTCGTGGGCGGATACGCCGACCCGGTACCTGGTGTCCGCGCAGGACCGGGTGATCCCGCCGTCGTCGCAGCGATTCATGGCCGCCCGGATGGGTGCGCAGACCAGCGAGCTGGACGCCTCGCACGCCTCCCTGGTCTCCCATTCCGGCGATGTCGCCGCGGCGATCGCCACCGCGGCGGGCTGA
- a CDS encoding TetR/AcrR family transcriptional regulator, which translates to MTPPARRGRMPAVSDADIRRVARVLLVGRGAEALTLRAIARELGITAPALYRYYPSREDLVAAVRRDICVHMAEDLAAQVAELPEDGVVRLFAICRGFRRWALDHRNEFTLVFASPADGGAGGLRRFDESFGLVFLEAAGRLLATYDLVTPPTDRIPDALREDLIGFQNELLAVLAESGQKFPAEKLDLGVAYLMMTMWARLYGHVTLEVFGNYPMPVSDPDALFDAVLAELAAGIGVSAG; encoded by the coding sequence ATGACACCACCCGCGCGGCGGGGCCGGATGCCCGCGGTCAGCGACGCGGACATCCGGCGAGTGGCCCGGGTGCTGCTGGTCGGGCGGGGCGCCGAAGCGCTGACCTTGCGCGCCATCGCGCGTGAACTCGGCATCACCGCGCCCGCCCTGTACCGCTACTACCCCTCCCGGGAAGACCTGGTGGCCGCGGTGCGCCGGGATATCTGCGTGCACATGGCCGAAGACCTCGCCGCACAGGTGGCCGAGCTGCCCGAGGACGGCGTGGTCCGGTTGTTCGCCATCTGCCGGGGGTTCCGGCGTTGGGCACTGGACCACCGCAACGAGTTCACCCTGGTGTTCGCCTCGCCGGCGGACGGCGGCGCGGGCGGGCTGCGCCGGTTCGACGAATCGTTCGGCCTGGTCTTCCTGGAAGCCGCCGGTCGGCTGCTCGCGACCTACGATCTGGTGACTCCGCCGACCGATCGGATCCCCGACGCGCTGCGCGAGGATCTGATCGGATTCCAGAACGAACTGCTCGCCGTCCTCGCGGAATCGGGTCAGAAGTTCCCGGCCGAGAAACTCGATCTGGGTGTCGCGTATCTGATGATGACGATGTGGGCGCGGCTCTACGGCCACGTGACCCTGGAAGTGTTCGGGAACTATCCGATGCCGGTGAGCGATCCCGATGCGCTGTTCGACGCGGTGCTCGCCGAGCTGGCGGCCGGGATCGGCGTATCCGCCGGCTGA
- a CDS encoding cytochrome P450, with product MSAPSLSHDFDFTDPDLLASRLPIEEWAELRRTAPVWWVDQPDGVSGFDDGGYWVVSKLEHIKEISKNSEVFSTNANTAVIRFNGEITRDEIDIQRAMLVNTDPPEHDKLRRIISRGFTPRAVQSLRDALHERAERIVHEAKKTGGGDFVEQVACELPLQAIAELLGVPQEDRGKLFEWSNQMMGYDDPQYADSYRMANAQVMGYAWNLAEERRGCPADDIITQLLSADVDGEALSSEEFAWFVILLAVAGNETTRNATTHGMKAFIDNPEQWELYRAERPRTAPDEIVRWATPVIAFQRTTLQDTEIGGQAIAKGQRVGLFYSSANFDEDHFTDPFAFDVTRNPNPHVGFGGTGTHYCVGANLARLQLDLIFNALADVMPNLREVSEPVRLRSGWLNGIKSWQVEYE from the coding sequence GTGTCCGCTCCGTCCCTGTCCCACGACTTCGACTTCACCGACCCCGATCTCCTGGCCAGTCGGCTGCCCATCGAGGAATGGGCCGAACTGCGCCGGACGGCCCCCGTCTGGTGGGTCGACCAGCCCGACGGGGTGAGCGGGTTCGACGACGGCGGCTACTGGGTGGTCAGCAAACTCGAGCACATCAAGGAGATCTCCAAGAACTCCGAGGTCTTCTCGACCAACGCCAACACCGCCGTGATCCGCTTCAACGGCGAGATCACGCGCGACGAGATCGATATCCAGCGCGCCATGCTGGTCAACACCGATCCGCCGGAACACGACAAACTGCGCCGCATCATCTCCCGTGGCTTCACCCCGCGCGCAGTGCAGAGCCTGCGCGACGCGCTGCACGAGCGCGCCGAACGGATCGTGCACGAAGCCAAGAAAACCGGCGGCGGCGACTTCGTCGAACAGGTCGCGTGCGAACTGCCCCTGCAGGCCATCGCCGAACTGCTCGGGGTGCCGCAGGAAGACCGCGGCAAACTCTTCGAGTGGTCCAACCAGATGATGGGCTACGACGACCCCCAGTACGCCGACAGCTACCGAATGGCCAACGCACAGGTGATGGGGTACGCCTGGAACCTCGCCGAGGAACGCCGCGGCTGCCCCGCCGACGACATCATCACCCAGCTGCTCAGCGCCGATGTCGACGGCGAGGCACTGAGTTCGGAAGAATTCGCCTGGTTCGTCATCCTGCTGGCCGTGGCCGGCAACGAAACCACCCGCAATGCCACCACGCACGGGATGAAAGCCTTCATCGACAACCCCGAACAGTGGGAGCTGTACCGGGCCGAGCGTCCGCGCACCGCCCCCGACGAGATCGTCCGCTGGGCCACCCCGGTCATCGCCTTCCAGCGCACCACCCTGCAGGACACCGAAATCGGCGGCCAGGCCATCGCCAAGGGCCAGCGGGTCGGCCTGTTCTACTCCTCGGCCAACTTCGACGAGGACCATTTCACCGACCCGTTCGCGTTCGACGTCACCCGCAACCCGAACCCGCATGTCGGTTTCGGCGGCACCGGCACCCACTACTGCGTCGGCGCGAACCTGGCCCGCCTGCAACTGGACCTGATCTTCAACGCCCTCGCCGACGTGATGCCGAACCTGCGTGAGGTTTCCGAACCCGTTCGGCTACGGTCGGGTTGGTTGAACGGAATCAAGAGCTGGCAGGTCGAATACGAATGA
- a CDS encoding DUF1540 domain-containing protein has protein sequence MTTMEMPHVSECTVNSCSYNHDGCHAYAINVSGQNGSADCATFIPLATKGGLDTVTSMVGACQRADCAHNANLECTAGEIRVAPGSADHSARCTTYRPS, from the coding sequence ATGACCACGATGGAAATGCCGCACGTCAGCGAATGCACAGTCAACAGTTGTTCCTACAACCACGACGGATGCCACGCGTACGCGATCAACGTCTCCGGCCAGAACGGCAGCGCGGACTGCGCGACGTTCATCCCCTTGGCGACCAAGGGCGGGCTGGACACGGTCACCAGCATGGTCGGGGCCTGCCAGCGCGCCGATTGCGCGCACAACGCCAACCTCGAATGCACGGCCGGCGAGATCCGGGTCGCTCCGGGCAGCGCCGATCACTCGGCCCGCTGCACGACCTACCGCCCCAGCTGA
- a CDS encoding MspA family porin — translation MKSPAKRLLSYAMGASSFFLSLIVVAPSANAEIVYMAPHEKTFQSADGPTFVVGNTGETVNKVPPLNASGTVREVFLSGTAYSSVDAGSGGELQVGYHVGCAVELTGGSGGAGVTAESPGYTVGIEPGEVIDVPLVDKEIVPGVPGRVVYHDVHLVVNGCIGPAVIRQYTEIQMKSDAVDERGVVYGDPLWI, via the coding sequence ATGAAATCTCCCGCGAAAAGGCTGCTGTCGTATGCGATGGGAGCGAGTTCTTTCTTTCTTTCACTTATTGTCGTGGCGCCGTCCGCGAATGCCGAGATCGTCTATATGGCGCCGCACGAGAAAACATTCCAGTCGGCGGACGGGCCGACTTTCGTTGTGGGGAATACCGGTGAGACGGTGAACAAGGTGCCGCCGCTGAACGCGTCGGGAACGGTGCGCGAGGTCTTTCTCTCGGGTACCGCCTACAGCAGCGTCGACGCGGGAAGCGGCGGTGAACTCCAGGTGGGCTACCACGTCGGCTGTGCGGTCGAACTCACCGGCGGCTCCGGCGGCGCCGGCGTGACAGCCGAATCCCCGGGCTACACCGTCGGGATCGAGCCCGGCGAAGTCATCGATGTTCCGCTGGTGGACAAGGAGATCGTGCCCGGAGTGCCGGGCCGGGTCGTGTACCACGACGTTCATCTCGTCGTCAACGGATGCATCGGTCCGGCGGTGATCCGGCAGTACACCGAGATCCAGATGAAATCGGACGCGGTGGACGAGCGCGGGGTCGTCTACGGGGATCCGCTGTGGATCTGA
- a CDS encoding hydantoinase/carbamoylase family amidase has protein sequence MSTYDSSIRIDSGRLWRSLGELGEVGAYFDADADLRGVRRLALTDADLAGRELVVGWMRAAGLTVTTDRIGNVYGRRAGVDDTSAPVLIGSHIDTVATAGRFDGCLGVLGGLEVVRTLNDHGVSTTRPIELAIFTEEEGVRFGTDMLGSAVAAGRIELDRARERSDPDGVTVGAELDRHGLVGEVAVPIRPPFAYLECHIEQGPILAAAGTRIGVVRGVQAITWLELQISGRAAHAGTTPQRLRRNAGLAAALITVRLNEMVESGAYGQMLATVGRQVNYPNLINIVPERTLITVDLRNHDGAAMRRAEDDLTAYIAEVEERTGVTVAARTTARTPPVVFPQGMRDLVEKHAANLGMSSDQVTSGAGHDAGEIAALCPAGMIFVPGLYDGISHNPREYSTPEACADGVNVLLHAVTELACTAR, from the coding sequence ATGAGTACCTACGATTCGTCCATCCGGATCGACTCCGGCCGTCTGTGGCGATCACTCGGCGAACTGGGCGAAGTCGGCGCGTATTTCGACGCCGACGCGGATCTGCGGGGCGTGCGCAGGCTGGCCCTCACCGACGCCGATCTGGCCGGGCGCGAACTGGTGGTGGGCTGGATGCGTGCCGCCGGTCTGACCGTGACCACCGACCGGATCGGCAATGTCTACGGACGACGCGCCGGTGTCGACGACACCTCGGCGCCGGTGCTGATCGGATCCCATATCGATACGGTGGCCACCGCGGGCCGATTCGACGGATGCCTCGGGGTCCTCGGCGGCCTCGAGGTCGTTCGCACCCTGAACGACCACGGCGTATCCACCACGCGACCCATCGAATTGGCCATCTTCACCGAAGAAGAGGGGGTCAGGTTCGGTACGGACATGCTCGGCAGCGCCGTGGCGGCGGGCCGGATCGAGCTGGACCGGGCGCGGGAGCGTTCCGATCCCGACGGGGTGACCGTCGGGGCGGAGCTGGACCGGCACGGGCTGGTCGGCGAGGTGGCGGTGCCGATCCGGCCGCCGTTCGCCTATCTCGAATGCCATATCGAGCAGGGGCCGATCCTGGCCGCCGCCGGTACCCGGATCGGAGTGGTGCGCGGCGTGCAGGCCATCACCTGGCTGGAACTGCAGATCAGCGGACGCGCCGCGCATGCGGGCACCACGCCGCAGCGGCTGCGCCGCAACGCCGGACTCGCCGCCGCGCTGATCACTGTCCGACTGAACGAAATGGTCGAATCCGGGGCGTACGGGCAGATGCTCGCGACCGTCGGCCGGCAGGTGAACTATCCGAACCTGATCAATATCGTCCCCGAGCGGACACTGATCACGGTCGACCTGCGCAACCACGACGGTGCGGCCATGCGGCGCGCCGAAGACGACCTCACGGCCTATATCGCCGAAGTCGAAGAGCGAACGGGTGTCACCGTGGCCGCGCGGACCACGGCCCGGACGCCGCCGGTGGTGTTTCCACAAGGCATGCGCGACCTGGTCGAGAAGCACGCCGCGAATCTCGGGATGAGTTCCGACCAGGTGACATCGGGCGCCGGGCACGACGCCGGGGAAATCGCCGCCCTCTGTCCGGCCGGCATGATCTTTGTGCCGGGGCTCTACGACGGCATCAGCCATAATCCCCGTGAATACTCCACACCGGAGGCCTGTGCGGACGGTGTCAACGTCCTGCTGCACGCGGTGACGGAACTGGCCTGCACTGCTCGGTAA
- a CDS encoding diaminopropionate ammonia-lyase: MSEPRLVRNPLVSKESVRTLVDGSRDFHRSMPAYRPTPLAALPAAAARLGVGSVFAKDESSRMGMPSFKILGASWACYRTLLAHLGRPVDSAISLDELKAELAVGPGLRLVSATDGNHGRAVARMAALLGLSAHILVPEDMVPARIDAITGEGAEVEIVAGGYDDAIRRSAELAADDALVISDTSWEGYTEPPSWVIDGYSTMITEILDEIAAGTVPPPTVVAAQIGVGAFAAAVARGFSGRPAVRLVGVEPTDADCVTASVEAGGITTIPGPQRSIMAGLNCGTPSVIAWPDVSAGYDTFVTVTDAAAEEAMRLMYTDGLVSGESGAAGLAGITTHAAELGLGPDDHILVISTEGATDVANFDRITGARLAG, from the coding sequence ATGTCAGAACCTCGACTGGTACGGAATCCCTTGGTGTCCAAGGAATCCGTGCGCACGCTCGTGGACGGGAGCCGGGACTTCCACCGTTCGATGCCCGCCTACCGGCCCACCCCGCTGGCCGCCCTGCCCGCGGCGGCCGCTCGACTGGGCGTGGGCTCGGTGTTCGCGAAGGACGAATCCAGCCGGATGGGCATGCCGTCGTTCAAGATCCTCGGGGCCTCCTGGGCCTGTTACCGGACCCTGCTCGCTCATCTCGGCCGGCCCGTCGACAGTGCGATATCGCTCGACGAACTGAAAGCCGAACTCGCCGTGGGTCCCGGGCTGCGACTGGTATCGGCCACCGACGGCAATCACGGTCGTGCGGTGGCCCGGATGGCCGCACTGCTCGGTCTGTCGGCCCATATCCTGGTGCCCGAGGACATGGTCCCGGCCCGAATCGACGCCATCACCGGTGAAGGCGCCGAGGTCGAGATCGTGGCCGGCGGATACGACGACGCCATCCGCCGCAGTGCCGAACTGGCCGCGGACGACGCGCTGGTCATCTCCGACACCTCGTGGGAGGGCTACACCGAGCCGCCGTCCTGGGTCATCGACGGCTATTCCACGATGATCACCGAGATCCTGGACGAGATCGCCGCCGGGACCGTGCCCCCGCCCACCGTGGTCGCCGCGCAGATCGGCGTGGGCGCCTTCGCCGCGGCGGTGGCGCGCGGGTTCAGCGGCCGGCCGGCGGTGCGCCTGGTCGGTGTGGAACCCACGGACGCGGACTGTGTGACCGCCAGCGTGGAGGCCGGCGGCATCACCACGATCCCCGGACCGCAGCGATCCATCATGGCCGGGCTCAACTGCGGCACACCGTCGGTCATCGCCTGGCCCGACGTCTCGGCCGGATACGACACCTTCGTCACGGTCACCGACGCCGCTGCCGAGGAGGCGATGCGCCTGATGTACACCGACGGTCTCGTCTCCGGGGAGAGCGGCGCGGCCGGACTCGCCGGAATCACCACCCACGCGGCGGAACTCGGTCTGGGCCCCGACGACCACATCCTGGTGATCTCCACCGAGGGCGCCACCGACGTCGCGAATTTCGACCGCATCACCGGCGCCCGGCTCGCCGGATAA